The proteins below are encoded in one region of Hordeum vulgare subsp. vulgare chromosome 3H, MorexV3_pseudomolecules_assembly, whole genome shotgun sequence:
- the LOC123440792 gene encoding esterase PIR7B-like, translating into MESTQRTSVRNHFVLVHGLCHGAWCWYKVVAALEAAGHRVTAVDLAASGMHSARVDEVNSFEEYSRPLLDAVATAPEGDGERLILVGHSHGGLSLALALERFPGKVAAAVFAAAAMPCVGKHMGVTTEEFMRRTSSQGLLMDCEMLPINNNQGAGVAIKMGPDFLAHKYYQQSPPKDLALAKMLVRPGNQFLDDPVMKDACLLTADKYGSVKKVYVVAKADGSSTEEMQRWMVTLSPGTEVEEIAGADHAIMSSKHKELCDVLIKIVDNLNI; encoded by the exons ATGGAGAGCACTCAGAGAACCAGCGTGAGGAACCATTTCGTCCTGGTGCACGGCCTCTGCCACGGCGCGTGGTGTTGGTACAAGGTGGTCGCCGCCCTCGAGGCCGCGGGCCACCGCGTCACGGCGGTCGACCTCGCCGCGTCCGGCATGCACTCGGCGCGCGTCGACGAGGTGAACTCGTTTGAGGAGTACTCACGGCCGCTGCTCGACGCCGTGGCTACGGCGCCGGAGGGTGACGGCGAGCGGCTGATTCTGGTCGGGCATAGCCACGGCGGGCTCAGCTTGGCGCTAGCCCTGGAGAGGTTCCCCGGCAAGGTCGCCGCGGCCGTGTTCGCCGCCGCCGCGATGCCGTGCGTCGGGAAGCACATGGGCGTCACCACAGAGGAG TTCATGCGAAGAACATCATCACAAGGACTACTCATGGACTGCGAGATGCTgccaatcaacaacaaccaaggtGCTGGGGTTGCAATCAAAATGGGCCCAGACTTCTTAGCACACAAGTATTACCAGCAAAGTCCACCAAAG GATTTGGCCCTGGCGAAAATGTTGGTGAGGCCTGGAAACCAGTTCCTGGATGATCCGGTGATGAAGGATGCATGCCTGCTCACCGCAGACAAATATGGGTCTGTGAAGAAGGTCTATGTGGTAGCCAAGGCTGATGGCTCCAGCACAGAGGAGATGCAGCGCTGGATGGTGACGCTAAGCCCTGGCACAGAGGTCGAGGAGATTGCTGGAGCTGACCATGCCATCATGAGCTCCAAGCACAAGGAGCTTTGTGATGTCTTGATCAAAATAGTCGATAACTTAAATATATAG